A genomic stretch from Maniola jurtina chromosome 26, ilManJurt1.1, whole genome shotgun sequence includes:
- the LOC123878723 gene encoding uncharacterized protein LOC123878723, which produces MNFIDPAITLNETQGSMASLNVEKVNSTDSQSTGDVTTQDVAQDTRPQETQNAQQIYRRHRRSNPDPDPTDRMIQYLQNRRDRNRSEDKVDVKCDGVDLLFLGYADTFKKLSKRTQIKAKFDIARILMEAELSDLEAVTSNSNSTATGSFNYSVLSDTTHSPATPGNYSMISDATVTDNANYYILPQEGNTAIPTDLTTSNQNDHEQINMFHLS; this is translated from the coding sequence ATGAATTTCATTGATCCAGCAATTACATTGAATGAGACTCAAGGTAGTATGGCATCTCTGAATGTTGAAAAAGTTAATTCTACTGACTCTCAATCTACGGGAGACGTAACTACACAAGACGTTGCACAAGATACCCGCCCGCAAGAAACTCAAAACGCCCAACAAATTTATAGAAGGCATAGGAGAAGTAATCCGGATCCGGATCCAACAGATAGAATGATCCAGTACTTACAAAATAGAAGAGATCGCAACAGAAGTGAAGATAAAGTTGATGTAAAATGTGATGGagtagatttattatttttgggaTACGCTGATACTTTCAAAAAACTATCAAAGCGAACacaaataaaagcaaaatttgATATCGCCCGAATTTTGATGGAGGCTGAATTAAGTGATCTGGAGGCTGTAACTTCTAACAGCAACTCTACTGCAACGGGTAGTTTCAACTACTCTGTTCTAAGTGATACCACGCATTCTCCGGCTACTCCAGGAAATTACTCCATGATCAGTGACGCAACAGTTACTGACAATgctaattattatattcttcCACAAGAGGGCAATACGGCTATACCTACTGATTTAACAACCTCAAATCAAAATGATCATGAACAAATCAACATGTTTCACTTATCGTAG
- the LOC123878300 gene encoding uncharacterized protein LOC123878300, producing the protein MAHLRNPRLSRILEAMESKKDSVSTENPKLISMDDLDYNFSRDANPIIVDTCRSPSLLQEQALSQSVSDTMEADVQPVDDGIPNPYLSGTGFPELTPEEDLTRPGPSSRARSNSTSSKSSSSSSSTSSSSSSSSSASELGKDFSPDEADCDPDYVPATPPRRVLFSPTPQNSISVQLVEENNLGPPEDNRTPNKRRRKGFPKASVRQDAKRLRNSGQQYTSVSQFKKVMPKKQIGPPCGEKCRLKCSELIKQEDREIIFDNYWKMGDLSRQRDYIAKCINVITPKYQYKVHNSNRGPKHSFSFEINNIKHRICKTFFKNTLAINNRPIATVIAKKNQAGTIEEEKRGKHGKQYKISSDIIKGIKNHIDSIPRIESHYLRQQITREFIDGGKNLTDLYTDYQTQCLSDGVEAAKIHTYRKVFNEDYNIGFHTPKKDQCELCISFKNAVDKTIELQNRHDQHQLEKELCRQEKSYDKTMRYAVLNFQKILKAKQLE; encoded by the exons ATGGCGCATTTACGGAACCCACGTTTGTCACGCATTTTGGAGGCTATGGAATCTAAGAAAGATTCCGTAAGTACTGAAAACCCCAAACTAATATCCATGGACGACCTGGATTATAATTTTTCACGCGATGCAAATCCGATTATTGTCGATACTTGTAGATCTCCTTCTTTATTGCAAGAACAAGCACTATCACAGTCCGTTAGTGATACTATGGAAGCTGATGTTCAACCAGTTGATGACGGAATACCAAATCCATATTTGAGCGGTACTGGTTTTCCAGAATTAACTCCAGAAGAAGACCTTACCAGACCAGGTCCTAGCAGTAGAGCAAGATCCAATTCAACTAGCTCAAAATCATCTTCAAGTTCATCATCAACAAGttcatcttcatcatcttcatctAGTGCGTCTGAATTAGGTAAGGATTTTTCCCCTGATGAGGCAGATTGCGATCCTGATTATGTACCAGCAACCCCACCTAGGCGTGTATTATTTAGcccaactcctcaaaatagtaTTTCTGTACAACTAGTTGAAGAAAATAATTTGGGTCCTCCAGAAGATAACAGAACTCCGAACAAACGAAGACGTAAAGGATTTCCAAAAGCATCCGTGAGGCAAGATGCTAAAAGACTTCGTAATAGTGGGCAACAATATACTTCTGTGTCCCAGTTTAAAAAAGTCATGCCAAAGAAGCAGATAGGACCCCCATGTGGGGAAAAATGTAGACTAAAGTGCAGCGAATTGATCAAACAAGAAGACAgagaaattatttttgacaattattGGAAAATGGGAGATTTATCTAGACAAAGAGATTATATTGCAAAGTGTATTAATGTTATTACACCTAAGTATCAATATAAAGTTCATAATAGCAATAGAGGACCCAAGCATTCATTTTCATTCGAGATTAACAATATTAAGCATCGTATCTGTAAAACATTCTTCAAGAACACGTTGGCCATTAATAATCGACCTATTGCAACTGTGATAGCAAAAAAGAACCAAGCGGGAACGATTGAAGAAGAAAAAAGGGGTAAACATGGAAAACAGTACAAAATAAGCTCAGATATaattaaaggaataaaaaaCCACATAGACTCAATCCCCAGAATTGAATCTCATTACCTAAGACAACAAATAACTCGTGAATTTATTGATGGGGGTAAAAACCTTACAGATCTTTATACCGACTACCAAACACAATGCTTGAGTGATGGTGTTGAAGCTGCTAAAATTCATACATATAGAAAAGTGTTTAATGAAGATTACAACATTGGCTTTCACACACCTAAAAAAGACCAGTGCGAACTATGCATTAGCTTTAAAAACGCTGTTGATAAAACAATAGAATTACAGAACAGACACGACCAACACCAGCTTGAAAAAGAATTATGTCGCCAGGAAAAGTCATATGACAAAACAATG AGATATGCGGTgctcaattttcaaaaaatactgaaGGCGAAACAGTTAGAATGA